The following nucleotide sequence is from Gottschalkia purinilytica.
TCTTGCAGCTTCTGCACCAGCATCTGTAGCAGCTTTAACAGCTCCTACGTCTCCTCTTACCATAACAGTTACTAATCCGAATCCTATTTTTTCGTATCCGATTAAAGTAACATTAGCTGCTTTTACCATAGCGTCTGCTGCTTCAACAGCTCCTACTAATCCTTTAGTTTCTACCATACCTAATGCTTGACTCATTATTATTCCTCCTTAATTTATATATGTTGTCTATATAAACTTCCTACTACTTACTAGCTTTTATTGTAGCTTCTTCTTTTTTCTTACTTTCTTCTATCTTTTTAGGCTTATCATCACTTTTTAACTCTCTCTTAGCCTTTAAGTTTTTTTCAAATTCAGCCATTAGTTTATCAATCTCATCATGTGGTCTCGGTATTACGTGGCTTGATACCACTTTACCAATTCTATTAGCTGCTTCTACACCAGCATCTACAGCTGCTCTTACAGCAGCAACTTCACCAGCTATATGAATAGTAACACTTATAGTTTTTTCTACCCCTATAACTTTATCAAACCCTACTAGTTTTACATCTGCTGCTTTACTAGCTGCATCTAATGCTGTGATTGCTGTAGTTAGACCTACTGCTTCAATTA
It contains:
- a CDS encoding BMC domain-containing protein, with translation MRAALGLIEAVGLTTAITALDAASKAADVKLVGFDKVIGVEKTISVTIHIAGEVAAVRAAVDAGVEAANRIGKVVSSHVIPRPHDEIDKLMAEFEKNLKAKRELKSDDKPKKIEESKKKEEATIKASK
- a CDS encoding BMC domain-containing protein; the protein is MMSQALGMVETKGLVGAVEAADAMVKAANVTLIGYEKIGFGLVTVMVRGDVGAVKAATDAGAEAARSVGELISVHVIPRPHSEVERVLSKGE